The genomic interval ACTAACAGGGCCACGCCGCAGctcacagagacaaacaaaaccCGGTGGCAAACTTCCACCGAGAGACGGACCTGACTCACTGACTCCCCCTGCAGGTGGAGAGGCGAGTCGCAGACGTAGCCGTCCTTTCTGTCTGTTAACTTgacatttcctttttgttgtagTTCTGATTGGAGAAAGTTAACAAAATCGCAGGTGCAGATGAACTTGTTGTAACCAGCCTGGAGGTTCTCAAGCCGCTTGAATGACTGAAGCTCTGGGAGGCCGAACACATTCAGAGTGTTAAACTGAAAAGAGAAAGGCGTCACATGCTGGAGAATGCAGAGTTGACTTTATTTAGAAGTACAGGATTCTTTCCTACCTGCAGCGTAAGAGTTTGTAGGTTTGGAAAGGGTTGTCCAGCAGGTAACTCTAGGAACTTGTTCCCAGAGAGGTACAGTTCCCTCAGTAAAGGCAAGTCCAGGGAGAAACCTTTGAGATCGTTGTAGCTCAGATCCAGGACCTGTCCAGAATGTTCAGAGTCAGTTTAGCATATTTTGGTTGTGGCTGCTTTACATTTGCTTCTGTATGGTTCCGTCTCTTTACCTCTAGTGATCTtggcagacaggaagtggtggcgGTTAGCTTAGCTCTGGAGATGTTAAGGTTTTTCAGGGTAGAGGGCCAGGAGCAACTGGAGGGCATTGAGCTGTAGAGAGTTCTGCTGACGTCCAAGTGGGTCAGCTTCAGGAGGTTGGCCACCAGATGGCTAATCAGTGACAAAGACTGGACAGAAGTGGACAAAGCTTGAAACCAAGAAACTCTGATTCCTGGTGAGTTACACAGATTTTACTTTAACTATAAAGACACCTTCAGAGGGTTTCCACTTATGTTTAAGACTCTGAGTTCTGTCAGCATTGGCACTCCATGACAAAGAGATTCTGCAACGGTCAGGTCGGTCAGCAGATTGTCAGACAAATCCAGGTACTGCAGGTTCACCAGCAGCTTGGATGTATCACAGGGCATCACAAACACCTGAAGacaaaagcaacttttaaaaggaatccaaataatttctaattaaaCACAAAACGTCTTCCTCTGCCGGTCTTTAGTTTTAAGACTTTGGTCAGCACCAGAGCCTGGAAACTTTGGAGATGTTGCTGTCAGCTCATATTTACCCCACAGTTTATGACGGACACCTTCCTTGGGTAAGACAGAAGAAAACCCAGCTGTAGGAATGATGTAAACTTGTAGATGTCAACCACCACAGCATTTCGGAGAAAGAACTCGTCGATGCTTTTGTAATCGGTTTGGTTGGCTTTCTCCCACCTGCAACAAACAGTGAAGGTTACAGTGAAGGTTATACAGTCAGCCGATCATAAAACATCAGGAATGGTAAGCAAGGAAAAATGCCAAATCATATCTATTCaaaactaagtaaaaaaaaaagtcctttctGTCACATTCATGTTTTGAAATTCTTCACTGGTGGATCTTTTTTATCTCTAGATGAGCACGGCGCCTACAAGAAGGAGTTACAAACTTCAACAGGTGAGATGAGATCTTCTCCAGCCCCTTTCTAAATCTGAACTATTGAAAATTGGTCTGTCATACTGCGTTACGACCAGCAGGTGTCACTGTGGGTCTTTCAGTTGAATACACCAACACTACCAGTGTTTGTGGAAGTGAGTAATTCACGTTTTAGCCGGTTTTTAAGAGTATTTCTCCTTATTTAAGTTTAGTTAAAACTGGGGGATCAAAGTGTTTAAACGGTTCACTTCACTCTGTTGGCTGATTAATGGAAAAGTGTCAGTAATTTTACATTGATTTGTTCATTTCCAAGAAGTGAACATGGTTGAAATattactgttgtttttaaaaatcctctAATCATAAATATAGATGTGGGTTTTGTAGCAAATCCCTTGAAGACCTAAAAGGTTTCTTAGTTTTGGATAATCTGATTTCTAAGCACAAACCTTATAGATTAGTGGAGGCAGTGATTTACATCCATTGGGTGTTTAAACATCTGCAGGTTTTGGTTTCCTACCTCCCTTCGCCTTTCAATGTGACATCTTCTACATGAAGATAGGAGAGTGGGTCTCGATTCATCGCCATCAGGAAGTCCACAAACGAGGCATCGGACACAGAACAGTTACGTAAAGAAAGAGATCTGAAGGACGACAACAAAGAAAAGTTAATGAAAGTAAAGTGTTACTGCAGGAACAAACTGAAAAGAGCATGATATTCCAACCGGATCCTCTTTTTGGCTGACTCTCTGAAGGGCTGGACAGACTGACGCCCAGTCAGATTGAGGTCCTGTAGAACGATCGGAGTCTCAGGGTACGATACATCGGCAAGCACAGCTGCAGCCAGGGCCGCGTTGGTTAGAAACGGACCATGGAGGCTTAAAGTAACACGACCCAGAGGCCAAATGTCCCCTAATGTGCCAGAGTCATAACTGGAGAGaacaggaaaagaaaggaaaagtcAAATACTAACTGGAAGTTAAAGGTCACTGCATCATGCAGGATGAATGTGGGAACACCTGGCCAGGTTGTTGGCGTGGACAGTGAGGTCCTCCAGCTCCGTGACTCCAAACAAATCTGTTCTCCGTAGTTCCTTCAGGTCTGGACCTCCAAACATCAGCCTCCTCAGTCTGACGAGTCCAAAAAACACCGAAGGGGAACCAAGACGGCTGGAGGAGATGAAAACCACGGTGAATTTACACGTTTCTGGTCCTTTCATTACACAGCTAACATGATTTCCAACTGAATCGTGCTTTAGGTGAGGAACAATCTATGAATAAATCCGGAGAGATTCTGGAATGTTTCCTTTGTAAAACCCAAACCACATTAAACACATATGAGGTCATACAAGGATTCTCACTTGTCCTCTTCCAAGTTAAATATGGAAACAATTGAATATTCTTACATGTGTGAATGTCTCCTTTTcatgataaaaatattaaaagaagaaTTTAGTTGAAAATACTCCTTATCCAAAACTGGAGGGGAAAGAAgatttgttttcacacattaaCATCGTTCACCCAGGTTGAACGTGGGAATTTGTGAGTCACGTCTGTAGCATTTCACACATCTTACTAAGATAACAATTACTGGAAACACAGAGGAACTCAAACGCTCTGAAACTGGAgataaacaagagaaaaacaagaagtccTTCAGTCTGACTGATAAAGACTCTGTGAGACAGAATGAGGTTTTTTGAACATCCAGCCGGTTTGTGACTAATTACACatcacatgcagacacacatttaatgtttctaCAGGGACTTCATGtgctccaaaaacaaaatacacattaaaatacagattaaaccacaataaaataaaaattacataaatactcaacaagaaaataaaatctcacctTTCCAACAAACAAGCAATCAAACCAGCAATGCACCGAACGCCTTATTTATTACTCTGATGGACGCAGAGACTAATGAATATTCAAACATATTAAGTCTGTATGTGGGGACATCAGACCATTTGCAGATGGAAACAGTTCATATTGTGATCAGAGGAAGTGAGCAGCACAgagtgtaaaaaatatttaaccccatgttaaatttctttctttttttttaatttttcaaagttctTACAGTCTGTAAATACTCTACACACTAACATCAAAGCACCGCTGCATTTTGATGCcataatatcaataaaaatattacgcAGTGGAAAAGTGTTAGTTTTCTGTATCTCTGTTTATAAATGGATGTTTTAGTGTTTGTTGTCTGCAATAACATTTTCACAGCAACGGCTTCACATCATGTCCTCTAAGTGTCCTGGTTGGAGAACATCAtcccagttttaaagtccttccactgagagaataaactttaaaatacttctgttagtttataaatcactggaTGGCttaacaccacaatacattaaagatcctcagaaccagaaccaaacatggagaccATGCTtctctaatctggaacaaactccagaaaactgcaaagctaCTCAAACTctaagtttctttaaatcaaggctaaaaactcATTTCTGGAGTTACGCTTGCAGCATCTGAGCTCCTCACCTGTACGGATTGTTGAGCAGGTTGAGATGCTCCAGAGTGGCCAGATTTTTGAACCACTTGGGGTTGAGAAACTTCAGCTGGTTGTCAGAAAGATCCAGTTCCTCCAGGCTCCACAGAGAGTCGAACGCTGACGGATGGATCTCAGCTAACCGGTTACCTGCAGGCAGAGGAGCGCAGAGTACCTGGAAACTGTCCTCAAGTAAGAGTAAGTAGTTGGTcgaaagtctactcaagtactgagctgtaaaaagtacagcacagtaaaaatactcctgaaagtacattttttcaAACAAGTTACTGACGGAAAtataactgagtaaatgtaaatagTTATTAACAAACTTTTCCTGCAGGACAGAAATATCTGAATTCAGCTCTACTGGCTGTTTCACTGagacacagcaaaaacaatggttaccatggagatccAGAGCCCTCAGTCGTGAATGTCCTATAAGGTCCTTTTGGGTCACCATGGTGATGTTGTTGAAGGAAAGGTCCAGGCTCAGCGCTTGGTCTGTTACCATGGGAACGCCGGTGAATCCGCTGTAGGAGCAGTTACAGCAGTGATGGAGGTCGCATCGTCTGCAGGTCGGCCTCCCATCGCCCCTGTTGACCTTCTGACCCCGGACCAGAGGGACCAACAGGAGGAGCAGGGCCAGGGAGACAGAAGTCAGACGTCTCATGCTGCAGAGTGGAAGAGCAGATCTGTTGAGCTGAGCGAGACACAGAAGTGAAACGCACACATTGGGGAAGTGTTTTGTTCAAACAGGAAAAGactgctttttaaattatttatcatgtCAGGAAGTCTTTATGCATCTGCTcagaaaaaagcacaaatatctGAACAAAGTTAGGTTTCACTTCAGCTATTTCTCTTACACTTATTTCACTGAAATATAGAATTTCAGTGAAATAGTATATTTACCACATAACTTCAATATCTGAAAAAGGCTTCAATAAAGCATTAGAAATTTAGTAACCAAACTGTAGCAACACTGAGCAGATTTAAGCTTCacaaaaagatgttttctaAATGATCAGCTGGAGAACGATGTGTTTCTCTGGttccagtttttctgtttctgttcacatgcagattttcttcagctacaactgaaataattacgaatatttctgaatattatatcaaaaagcaaaaatgtgattCAAGAAAACTAAATTGTGAGCAgtaataacaaaagaaaattcccATGAATGTTTGCATTAATGCTCTAGTGGATTTGAAGACCTTCTGacctttcacacacatttaGCTACTTGCCCCAATGTGGATGATGTTTTCTGCTAATCCGCTAATCCTCTTATCttctaattgtttttgtgttccaTGTATgattcttgtttattttctctcatttgatCTGCTCAGCGTCAGTCAGTAAAATTCATagataatttatatttttaatcaaaagtgaAGAATCCTCTTGTTACTTTTGCCACTGGCAGTTCTGGTGTTTAAAGCATATATACATAAAAGTTTTCATGCTTTGAAAACTTTCCAGTTTCTCCCAATATTTCTGCCATACTTATTTTTAGctgtaaaatccaaaaatatgcACAGAACTTTTCATTTAATctccaaagaaaaatgtatagACTTCagttaaaaaacttttaatgaaaataattaaaaacaatctacacatttacttaaaataatgaCAGTTTAGTCGTTAAGTAGTTGGTTCATGtttgatgctttttatttcagttctgtTGTAAATCCATTTCATTTTGTGATGTAATTTATGCTCAGCTTTTAATTGCTATAAGATTACCCATTAGCAAACATCTGACACAGAACCTCACCAAtcattgtttaaatattattttaatgctGCAGAGTCTGACTTACAACTGGGTTAGAAATCAATCAACTGATTTTTAATCTCTTACCACGTTGAtaacttctcttttcttttgtcctctATTTGAAACAGTTGAAGGATTTCAGATGCAATCACATTTGTCACAAAGTCGAAAACACTGCTGCTGAGATTCAAAGTTTTACTTCATGACAAGAACATGCCTTACCTAGTTTTCCCCGGAGTAGAGTCTTTTAGAGGAGTAAATAGTGAAGTCTAAAACTAAAAGTGGCCAAATAATGAGATAAGGGGATTTTATGGTTTCAACAAGAGGAAGTTAAACTCTTGACTGACATCTGGAAGCAAAACTAAAAAGGGGTAGTAAGCATGAGAGTTAGTTTGTGGAGGAAACATCCTCCAGTGTAAgcaaacttaaaataagtttgaccaaatcacttaaaaatacaagaaataacttttcaactaaaaactatttttctacTTCAAAGTTAAGTGTGAAAGCAAAGTAAAGCAGCCAAAGGTTGTAAACTATCTGGGTTCCTGTAACATCATATGTAAATGTCAGGAGGTACTGGACCATAACCCTAATGACTGCTTTTAAAGCCTAACTGACAGGATTATTATTACTGGTACAAACTCTTTTTTCAAGCTTATAAAGTCAAGATTATTTATTCATATCCCACTTCTCAGCAAAATGATATTTCAACGTGCTTTACCtggtaaaaatacaataaaatgaacaaaaaacaacaaaaaataaacaaactgacaaaaaacaacaacagtggCAAAAAATGGAGAAGTGATGAAAAGTTGTAATCCAGATCAGAATTAATTAATATTccggttattattattaatcaaagtgAACTCTAATCAAACAGGTTTAAAAGAAGTCAGAGTTTCAGCATTGTTGCAGTTTCCAGGACGTTcgttccagattagtggagcctagaaactgaaactgaatctTTGTTGTTCTTCACATGGCTGACTCTGTGATTGACTTTATGTCTCTTTGAATGTTCAGAGCTGATTctcagctttattttgaaagttcaagtttaaacaatttttcttttctgcaaaatctCTCACTATATTCTAAATTAGTTCAGTTCTGCTTCTCGTTTTAGTTCCTGCAAAAGCTATTTATTAATGATATTGTAATTTTCTGCGATGCATCGGTAAATTTTTGTTctcacaataacaataacaggAATATTTTGGATCAGGTTCCTGTGACTTTGGAgattttattgtacatttctACAGAATCTGAGAGAAAAGATTCATGTAACCCAGATTTGAACAATACAGAGAAATAAGACCAAAGTGTAAACAGATAGTAGCTGAACACTGAGACCTACAATGTGAAAAGGAGAGAGATTTTCTGGAAAGCTAAGACGCATTCAGAAACCAAACAATGGTATGAAAGTGATatggataaaaacaaacccagactTTCTGGCATGATAACTTGAGTCCTGAAAGGGTCTTTCATTAATGTACAGGTCAGCAATAAAACAATGACATGGGAGCAGGTAaagtttattgttattatgaAATTAGAGTCTGGAGCTACTGttgaacagaacagaaacaagaagaatCTGCAGAATAAAAGCCAGGGGACCAGCAGAGACTTCAACACTTTGCCTCATCCAGAAGACAGTGAGTTCACACTGGGCTTTTCAATTTACAATCACAtcaaatttgaacattttttgaatatttactttaattagGAATCACTTTGTGGTAAAAGAaactaatttgtatttttcttgtgCAGATTCCTTTGTCCAGCCTCttccaccatcaccaccatgacctttcttggtgtttttcttgtgttttgtggCGTATTGACGCTGACCAGAGCCGTGCCTATTAACTCAACCCTCACCAAGAGGATGGGGGGCCTCTGCGACTACAACCACCTGCAGTGCACGATCTTCCCTGGAATGTTCTGCCCGCAGTGCGACGCCGACGGGAACTTCCTGCCGCAGCAGTGCTCCGGCCCGACCCAATACTGCTGGTGCGTGGACATGATCACCGGAGAGGAGATCCCCAACACAAAGACCCCGCCTGGGGTCAGGCCAACTAACTGTGGTGAGAGGTTTTGTCTAAATTGACAGAATATTAGAGCCATTGTAAAAAATGACTATTCCTGGTAGGTGACACTGTCTGGTTTATTTTAACCAGAAGACACCAGTGTTTATTGTACTggtacatattttattaaaagttaacaatatttttctatGTAAATATCTTGTTACAACATCAACAGCCATGGATAACAGGCAAGTTTTCTCAATAATCCAGAAATTCTGATAGCTCTTTTCCAGCGGTGATTAACTctgattgtatttttctttgccTGCATTTCAATTCTGTTGATTCTTTGAGTTCTTTTATGTTTGTATcatctgttttttatgtttgtttttattgtaaagaatTGTAAAAactgctatataaataaaattaagatggCTGAATGTTCTCTAGATTTTAAAGGTAAACTAAATTTGAGACTAAAATgagttaaaagtgaaataaaaaaagatgttgaaATGCGTGTGTATATTTTTGCAGCAAAGAATATACGCTGCCCACATGGCTGGATCAGTTTTGGTTATCGGTGTTTCCTCTTTATCGACACCCCAAAGACATGGCCTGAAGCTGAGGTGGGGCAAATTAAGCATCTTTGAGCTGTTTATTTATGGTAAAAATCAGATATTTGGAAACCgttatgtgtttttctgtacaGTTTTACTGTCAGTTTGAGGAAGCCAACCTGGCATCAGTCCACAGTTACGAGGAGAATCGATTTATCCAAACTTTGACCAGAggagacacacacaccttcCCAGAAACCTGGATTGGAGGAAGTGATGCCATACAAGTATGGAAATctttaaaacatcatttaccACTGAGAAATTATCCTTCAAACATAAACTATGTcatatttatagcttttgtgtgATAtctttcaaacataaaaactattattttccTGATAAAGTCAGACTATAACTTGTTTGGTAACTCAATCAAATGTAATTATCCTTCTTCTACACAGCTGTTTGAACAAGTTAGAGCAGTTTGACACCAAATGATGTGCTGTATAGTTAAGTATAGTGGTTTGCATGAGTTCATGTAATTTTGTTCCAACAGCTTGATTTGTGGATGTGGTCCGATGGCTCCAAGTTCTACTATGAGAACTGGTACAATGACGACCACAACGAGAAGGAAGAGCACTGCCTGAAGATGAATTATCACTGTAATGTCtacaacacatacacacacagaggttTATATTCCTACTCATAATAGAACTTTTAATTGACTTTCATTCAATTTAGTAACATCTATACTAACAGTGACACCTACAATAAAAATCTGCCATGTTAAATCTAGAGTTTGGTCCCCATAATTACCTATCTGGTACATAGACCAGAAAGGGCCCTGAATATgcaataaacaagaaaacacacacttacatatctacatgtatatatatacacacacacacattcttgtttttattcttaggACTGCCAAGAAATCTACTTTTTTAAGACCtcctttcttttacttttagtttagATTactggaaatacaaaaaattatgaaaacatgtacacacagagaaacacacacataataTTATGTCTTTCTTTCCTCACAAAGACTTTGcatgttttccattcatttttcattcattactATATgaagctgtttttcagtttttccacaaaactgcaacacaaaaattatttgtaggaaataaaatacaatgtttcTCAAAATTATAAATTGATACATTAGTAGATAAATACTTATAGTTTGGAGACAGGAATTACCTTTTAACACTGGATGATTTTCATCTCCCACTTGTATTCAGTGAAATTAACAATCAACACCTTTGTTTGCTTCCTGTCTGCCTGTTTTTCAGATAACCTGAAGTGGTCTGCAGCCCCCTGCAACGACACTCTGCCTTTTGTTTGTTCCAAGGACAACTGAACGCACATGAAActtgagcaaaaacaaacccGACCTGTGTCGCCACATGGAAGTTGCAATTTTTACCACACacatgtaatctttttttttattgtataaccaaaataaaagcaaagaaataaaaccaataataaaacaacaaaacctgctGAAGTGTGGCTCAAGTTAGACAGTGGTTTCACAGAGAACAATTAAAGGTTCAAAAATATGTTCTCCTACTGTTTAAAACATATATGAAGGTCCTGAATGTTGCAATAGCTATGCCAGGCCAGTATGTGGCAGTATAAAATCCCCACtgaaagacacaaaacagagaAGGCAGCAAGAAAAAGACGCTAATTGTAAAGGTAATAACAATATCTGCATAAAAACCTAACAAAAAAACCTCAGGGTGATATAGACTTATAGGTTATCTTTggaaatatgtgaaataaaCTGTTCGCAGAACATTATCTGCATATTTCATGAACATTTTGAGGCAAACAAAAAGTGAGGACTTGGTTACTCTGTTATGGCCAGGAAATATGCTGATTACAACTTCAAAGggaatattttcaatattttcgatgataaattaattattttatacaaaTTATGCACAGGTGTCCACTCTTCCGAGTTTATTTGGAACATTTTGCAGATGTTGAGctgcaaacacaaaattcaaacaCTGGTTTCAGCCGTATTTAGTcagcaaagtaaaataaaaatttaccaCTTTTTGAACTCATCTACTGTCCCTCTGCTTCTCTGCGTggattaaagaaaactaaatgtttcctcaTTAAGTGGCTGAAATGCTTGTTAGCACAGGTTTGTGGATGTTTGTGTGGGTTGTTGTTTCGTCATGCGATACTTTTACCCTTTTGGACTCAAACAGCAGTGACTCTGAAGTGAGAACTTCCAGGCAGTGGCACGCTGTGTTTGACTGAATGTCCCCTGAAACTCTGAATCATCATTGAGATCATAATGAAGTAAATCAATAATACAAATTCAGGGAAACTAAGTACAAATATGACATTATGGGACAGAGAGgataaaaattaatatttaaatgtgatgcAAGACAGTGTGTAACTGAAAATTAATCTGTTTCATGGGCTTTATTTACAAATGCTTTTCcagtgaaaattaaaaatacgaGTCTTTTGTGTTTGCCTTTTTGCTCTGTATGCACATATTTTCTGAtatctgatttttataaaatgatttaGCGACATATAAAGTAATAATGTTGAGGCTATAAAGTTATTATGGAAGTGCATGTGTAAACCTAAAATATCAACATGTTGCACAATTaaggaaataattttgttgCCTCTACaggtaaatgtaaaaattgtaaGCTGCAGAAAATGAGGAATCTGTGTATTTTGACTTGctgcaaatataaaattaaattcactctgaaataaaaagcacattttattcatttctgtttaattcaaaacattttaagtgttttgatGTTACATCACTCATCAGACTGACAGTAAACCACAACATCAGCTCCTTTCAACCCATTTGTTAAACAAACTGACTCCTCGCTCCTTCTGCCCTTTTGTTCCTTGACTGATTTCAGAGCTGAGTCAGGTTTGGTTGGACCGACCTCAGCAGACGGTTACTGATCGACTGCAGCAGATCAATAAAACCCGGGGGAGGCAGGTGGAGCAGAAGATCAGAGCATAAAAACCTCAATAGCAAAGACCAGAGGGTCAgaagaaggaggcagagagagGGAATCAGAGAGAAATCACAAAGTTGATGATGAAGACGTTTCTGTTACTGTACCTGTGCCTCTATGTCACCTGGGCTCAGGACGTCTTAGATTACGATGACTACGACCCGGTGAGTGTTTTAATGTCAGgcaaatctggaaaataaattcaagttgTCTCTTAATCAGTAACGGTAATATTATGTGCTTATTTTGTTCGGATTAttattgctaaaataatataatgcattttatggtatttattttgttccttaAAGATTActgtttattgattattgtttcaATTAAAAGGTCAACAATTATTAATGTGGATCATGATATCTCATAACAATCAATCcaacaagcaaaaaatatattaaatcatgaaaagagactaaaaaaacaacaaaaatattctggaCGGAttgacattaatttaaaattgagaagcaataaaaaattttcaattcaagccaaatattttttaagtgaatgctgttttcttaatttttatttttttagtaattcctgtaaaatttaaaatcattgctatgtaaaaaaagaataatcttAGTTacgtataaaataaaattaatgtccatccatccttccatttttCTGTACGTCTttgtggggtctgcagaggtgctggtgcctctccagcaaATGTTTcggacgagaggcggggtcaccctggacaggtcgccagtctgtcacagggcaaaaTTAATGTCATGCATgacatattaaaaaatatatgtcatGCATATTTATCTCTAAATTATGAGAGATAATTTATGGATTCCTTAGGTAATATATCTGTTTCAGGGACTCAAAATTTTAGCagcatcattaaataaaaaatgaaaaatcagacattttaataatttttaaaaaagattgtgaaatgaaaagttatttaaaattggTGATGGTACTagacatttataaaaattttatttggtcACATTGaataatgtaaattaaaaagttatacAATatagaaaaaatgaaatcagaaaaattcagaatttttgcCAATAATTGGTAAAACCAATAGATGTAAACTTTATGGTTGAATTTCAGTTTACTGAagtataattattatttttaaaactttaataaatagctaatttcttttagatcattcagttaattttgtcttaaaattaCAGTTAATAaattcttcttaacaaaattGGTTTTCCATAACTTTTGACGCTATCAAAATATGGATTTAtctttttgtcttattaatCTTAGAAAACCATACCAGAGAAACagcacacagaaaaatgtgcttcaacaacaacaaaccagTTTGAATTCCTAacaattatttataatattccTTCACAGGACACCAAGGTGGCAGCAAAGAATACCACAGTATGTAAAACCATTTATCTTGAGGAATATGTTAAATTTGATcagaaatatgtaatatttatctTTGTTAACATGATattaactttgttttctgtgcagAGCGAAGGAACAGCCGTTGATGCTCGAGGTCATCGGCCGGTCAGCAGTCGCAGAGATTCGTACAACCCAAACCGATATGCCCCTCCACCAATCAGCACAGGCAACAGGCAAGCCCCGCCCACAGCCTCACCTGACGAAAACACTCCAACACACCTGGCACCAGGACGAATGGAGCGAATCACACATCATCCATACTCACCTTACTGGTGACCCACATTAAAGAATCAATCTAGAAAACTGATAAAATCCAGGAAACACTGAGAACATGtttgaacaaaatgatttaatagtttaattaaaagttgTATTTAAATTTAGGACATTATATTCCTAGCTGGACATCCTCTTACACCAGGAACCCCAACTCCTGTTGTTGGcagaggaggaaataaaatatctttcagttgagaagcaataaaaactaaaaaagtttCTGTAGTTCTTCtgtatgtttttagaaaaagaaaatttacaacAGCTTGGCAAGGCCTTTAAAAGAGgcttcatattttttatagaaGTTTATAGAAGCTCActcaatctgaaaaaataaatatactttatattttaaatccattttcttaagtttcaaaattaaacacCGTTTAC from Gambusia affinis linkage group LG18, SWU_Gaff_1.0, whole genome shotgun sequence carries:
- the LOC122820938 gene encoding toll-like receptor 2 type-2, coding for MRRLTSVSLALLLLLVPLVRGQKVNRGDGRPTCRRCDLHHCCNCSYSGFTGVPMVTDQALSLDLSFNNITMVTQKDLIGHSRLRALDLHGNRLAEIHPSAFDSLWSLEELDLSDNQLKFLNPKWFKNLATLEHLNLLNNPYSRLGSPSVFFGLVRLRRLMFGGPDLKELRRTDLFGVTELEDLTVHANNLASYDSGTLGDIWPLGRVTLSLHGPFLTNAALAAAVLADVSYPETPIVLQDLNLTGRQSVQPFRESAKKRIRSLSLRNCSVSDASFVDFLMAMNRDPLSYLHVEDVTLKGEGRWEKANQTDYKSIDEFFLRNAVVVDIYKFTSFLQLGFLLSYPRKVSVINCGVFVMPCDTSKLLVNLQYLDLSDNLLTDLTVAESLCHGVPMLTELRVLNISGNPLKSLSLISHLVANLLKLTHLDVSRTLYSSMPSSCSWPSTLKNLNISRAKLTATTSCLPRSLEVLDLSYNDLKGFSLDLPLLRELYLSGNKFLELPAGQPFPNLQTLTLQFNTLNVFGLPELQSFKRLENLQAGYNKFICTCDFVNFLQSELQQKGNVKLTDRKDGYVCDSPLHLQGESVSQVRLSVEVCHRVLFVSVSCGVALLVGLLLCALLWRLHVFWYLKMTWAWLKAKRSSQRRDTTDSEALLSFDAFVSYSERDAGWVENFLIPELEEPSEEGTSSTSSSRPLSLCLHKRDFLPGQPIMDNIMSAIERSRRTIFILSENFVQSDWCRYELDFSHFWLFEAGGDAAILILLEPLSKDDVPKRFCKLRKLMSSTTYLEWPEDEERRPEFWRSLRNALRGDKD
- the si:dkeyp-75b4.10 gene encoding ladderlectin → MTFLGVFLVFCGVLTLTRAVPINSTLTKRMGGLCDYNHLQCTIFPGMFCPQCDADGNFLPQQCSGPTQYCWCVDMITGEEIPNTKTPPGVRPTNCAKNIRCPHGWISFGYRCFLFIDTPKTWPEAEFYCQFEEANLASVHSYEENRFIQTLTRGDTHTFPETWIGGSDAIQLDLWMWSDGSKFYYENWYNDDHNEKEEHCLKMNYHYNLKWSAAPCNDTLPFVCSKDN